In the Campylobacteraceae bacterium genome, one interval contains:
- the acpP gene encoding acyl carrier protein, producing the protein MALLDDVKEVVVEQLDCEAAEVKEDSKFIEDLGADSLDVVELVMALEEKFDIEIPDEDAEGILTVQDAISYIENHQ; encoded by the coding sequence ATGGCATTATTAGATGATGTAAAAGAAGTAGTAGTTGAGCAATTAGATTGTGAAGCAGCAGAAGTTAAAGAAGATTCAAAGTTCATCGAAGATTTAGGTGCAGATTCACTAGATGTAGTTGAATTAGTTATGGCTTTAGAAGAAAAGTTTGATATTGAAATTCCAGATGAAGATGCAGAAGGTATTTTAACTGTTCAAGATGCGATTTCTTACATCGAAAACCACCAATAG
- a CDS encoding 6-carboxytetrahydropterin synthase, giving the protein MKWNISKEFDFCYGHRVWSQELDIEFALDDCLVCRHLHGHQGKIIIHLESDKLKGGMVTDFKHLNWFKVFLDKTLDHKFIIDINDPLFPTLLPHYTNKENLISFEENYKRPDMDFIKNEEDHIKEMYEGYIIVDYVPTSENISTWLLKIIEKKMKRLDVKVSHLEFLETPKSKSTVYA; this is encoded by the coding sequence ATGAAATGGAATATTTCAAAAGAATTTGATTTTTGTTATGGACATCGTGTTTGGTCACAAGAGCTTGATATTGAATTTGCACTGGATGACTGTTTAGTATGCAGACACCTTCATGGGCATCAAGGTAAAATCATTATTCATTTAGAATCTGATAAATTAAAAGGTGGTATGGTAACTGATTTTAAACATTTAAATTGGTTTAAAGTTTTTTTAGATAAAACACTGGATCATAAATTTATAATAGATATTAATGACCCTTTATTTCCTACCCTACTGCCTCATTATACAAATAAAGAAAATCTTATTTCTTTTGAAGAAAATTATAAACGTCCGGATATGGATTTTATTAAAAATGAAGAAGATCATATCAAAGAAATGTATGAAGGTTATATCATAGTTGATTATGTTCCTACTAGTGAAAATATATCAACATGGTTATTAAAAATCATCGAAAAGAAAATGAAACGCTTAGATGTAAAAGTTTCACATTTAGAATTTTTAGAAACGCCTAAAAGTAAAAGCACGGTATATGCTTGA
- the fabG gene encoding 3-oxoacyl-ACP reductase FabG produces MKFTGTNVLVTGASKGIGAQIAKTLGSFGLKVWINYRSSADAANIIKEEIESAGGSAAIIKADVSIEEEFVAAIKTIVDADGQISYLVNNAGITKDKLALRMSVNDFNDVLSANLTSTFIGCKAALKFMGKKRFGSIVNISSIIGEMGNAGQTNYAASKGGVNAMTKSFAKEASVRNLRYNAVTPGFIISDMTKELSDEVKDNYEKNIPLGRMGAASEVADAVAFLLSDHSSYITGEILKVNGGLYV; encoded by the coding sequence ATGAAATTTACAGGAACAAATGTATTAGTAACAGGTGCAAGCAAAGGTATTGGAGCACAAATTGCCAAAACTCTTGGTAGTTTTGGATTAAAAGTTTGGATTAATTACCGTTCTAGTGCAGATGCTGCGAACATAATCAAAGAAGAAATTGAAAGTGCTGGTGGAAGTGCTGCTATTATTAAAGCAGATGTTTCAATAGAAGAAGAATTTGTAGCTGCTATTAAAACAATTGTAGATGCAGATGGTCAAATTTCGTATTTAGTTAATAATGCTGGAATTACTAAAGATAAATTGGCATTAAGAATGTCTGTTAATGATTTTAATGATGTATTAAGTGCTAATTTAACGTCTACTTTTATTGGGTGTAAAGCGGCTTTAAAATTTATGGGTAAAAAAAGATTTGGTTCTATTGTAAATATTTCATCAATTATTGGAGAAATGGGAAATGCAGGTCAAACCAATTATGCCGCTTCAAAAGGTGGAGTTAATGCAATGACAAAATCATTTGCTAAAGAAGCTTCGGTGCGAAACTTAAGATACAACGCTGTAACTCCTGGTTTTATAATTTCTGACATGACTAAAGAATTAAGTGATGAAGTAAAAGATAATTATGAAAAAAATATTCCTCTTGGAAGAATGGGCGCTGCTAGCGAAGTTGCTGATGCAGTTGCGTTTTTATTAAGTGATCATTCTTCATATATAACGGGAGAGATATTAAAAGTTAATGGTGGATTATACGTATAA
- a CDS encoding 7-carboxy-7-deazaguanine synthase QueE, protein MLDLNEIFGPTIQGEGKRIGKVSIFIRFSKCNFSCSGFAVEYITPKGEKKWGCDTYYAVDKSFKNEWKKTSYEDIIKEVNQRCNKKLYDIVITGGEPLLLWNKKEFQEILKYLILKGHKVTIETNASLNIDFTCNYQKSILFSMSVKLSNANEKYEKRINISALKNIIQNTKDAYLKFVLNEKNIQELEKEIEDLKNVLPKIDIYLMPMGDKVKDLSLNDKRIIELCIKHDYIYCDRTHIRIWGDKRGV, encoded by the coding sequence ATGCTTGACCTAAATGAAATTTTTGGGCCTACTATTCAAGGAGAAGGAAAAAGAATAGGTAAGGTTTCAATTTTCATTCGTTTTTCTAAGTGTAATTTTTCCTGCTCTGGTTTTGCTGTTGAATACATCACGCCTAAGGGTGAAAAAAAATGGGGTTGCGATACTTATTATGCCGTGGATAAAAGTTTTAAAAACGAATGGAAAAAAACCTCTTATGAAGATATTATCAAAGAGGTTAATCAACGCTGTAATAAAAAACTCTATGATATTGTTATTACAGGAGGAGAACCCCTTCTTCTTTGGAATAAAAAAGAATTTCAAGAAATCTTAAAATATTTAATTCTTAAAGGGCATAAAGTAACTATTGAAACAAATGCTTCATTAAATATTGATTTTACATGTAACTATCAAAAAAGTATTCTCTTTTCAATGAGTGTTAAATTATCCAATGCAAATGAAAAATATGAAAAAAGAATAAATATTTCTGCACTTAAAAATATAATACAAAATACTAAAGATGCGTATTTAAAATTTGTACTTAATGAAAAAAACATACAAGAGCTCGAAAAAGAAATTGAAGATCTTAAAAATGTTTTGCCAAAAATTGATATTTATTTAATGCCCATGGGAGATAAAGTCAAAGACTTAAGTTTAAATGACAAGCGTATTATTGAATTATGTATTAAACATGATTACATTTATTGCGACAGAACCCATATTAGAATTTGGGGTGACAAACGTGGAGTGTAA